The Streptomyces pactum genome contains a region encoding:
- a CDS encoding aminoglycoside phosphotransferase family protein yields the protein MIDVPDALAASQAKYNGAAGRAFVDGLPALAAGFLDRWELRLDGPSMHGWAALVLPVVRRDGTPAVLKLQILDEETEGEPVALRLWDGDGAVRLLDHDAATGTMLLERLDAARMLSRVQDSREAVLVIARLLAHLTATPAPPGVRRLGDIARGMLERTPRVLERVPDPADRRLVADCAAAVREVVDEPGDRLLHWDLHYDNVLAADRAPWLAIDPKPLAGDPGFDLLPALDNRYDPAETRWRFDAMTDVLGLDRERARAWSLGRVLQNCLWNVADGDPLEPGQLEIGRLLRTV from the coding sequence GTGATCGACGTACCGGACGCCCTCGCCGCCTCCCAGGCGAAGTACAACGGCGCGGCGGGCCGCGCCTTCGTCGACGGGCTGCCCGCGCTGGCGGCCGGCTTCCTGGACCGCTGGGAGCTGCGTCTCGACGGGCCCTCGATGCACGGCTGGGCGGCCCTCGTGCTGCCCGTCGTACGCCGTGACGGCACACCGGCCGTGCTGAAGCTCCAGATCCTCGACGAGGAGACCGAGGGCGAACCCGTCGCCCTGCGGCTGTGGGACGGCGACGGGGCGGTGCGGCTGCTCGATCACGACGCGGCCACCGGCACCATGCTCCTGGAGCGCCTCGACGCGGCCCGCATGCTCAGCCGCGTCCAGGACTCCCGCGAGGCCGTCCTCGTCATCGCCCGGCTGCTCGCCCACCTCACCGCCACCCCCGCGCCGCCCGGCGTGCGCCGCCTCGGCGACATCGCGCGGGGCATGCTGGAGCGGACACCGCGGGTCCTGGAGCGCGTCCCGGACCCGGCGGACCGCCGGCTGGTCGCCGACTGCGCCGCCGCCGTGCGCGAGGTCGTCGACGAGCCCGGCGACCGGCTGCTGCACTGGGACCTGCACTACGACAACGTCCTCGCCGCGGACCGCGCCCCCTGGCTCGCCATCGACCCGAAACCGCTGGCCGGCGACCCCGGGTTCGACCTGCTCCCCGCCCTCGACAACCGCTACGACCCGGCCGAGACCCGGTGGCGCTTCGACGCCATGACCGACGTCCTCGGGCTGGACCGGGAGCGGGCCCGCGCCTGGTCCCTCGGCCGCGTCCTGCAGAACTGCCTGTGGAACGTGGCGGACGGCGACCCGCTCGAGCCCGGGCAACTGGAGATCGGGCGGCTGCTGCGGACGGTGTGA
- a CDS encoding NAD(P)/FAD-dependent oxidoreductase: MSSSTSGVVNGGISFWYADDGLPAAVREPLAGDASADVVIVGGGYTGLWTAFYLKQAAPFLRITVLEQKFCGYGASGRNGGWLYNGVAGRGRYAKLHGHEAAVRLQRAMNDTVDEVIRAAGAEGIDADVHKGGVLEVARTPAQAARLKAFHEAELAFGEKDRELYGARETAERIRVADAVGSTWTPHGARLHPVKLVKGLAAAVERLGVTLHESTPVTEIRPRHAVTPYGTVRAPYVLRCTEGFTASLKGQRRTWLPMNSSMIATEPLTDAQWESVGWADRQTLGDMAHAYMYAQRTADGRIALGGRGVPYRFGSRTDNDGTTQAASVEALRAILVRFFPSLAGLRVEHAWSGVLGVPRDWCATVTLDRSTGLGWAGGYVGSGVATANLAARTLCDLVQQDSGQGGRTDLTGLPWVNHRVRRWEPEPLRWLGVQGMYAVYREADRRERTSHRAGSSRLARIADRVAGRS; the protein is encoded by the coding sequence ATGAGCAGCTCGACCAGCGGCGTCGTCAACGGTGGCATCTCCTTCTGGTACGCGGACGACGGTCTCCCGGCGGCGGTGCGGGAGCCGCTGGCCGGTGACGCGTCGGCGGACGTGGTGATCGTCGGCGGCGGATACACGGGACTGTGGACGGCGTTCTACCTCAAGCAGGCCGCCCCCTTCCTGCGGATCACCGTCCTGGAGCAGAAGTTCTGCGGCTACGGCGCCTCCGGCCGCAACGGCGGCTGGCTCTACAACGGCGTCGCGGGCCGCGGCCGGTACGCGAAGCTGCACGGCCACGAGGCGGCCGTCCGCCTCCAGCGGGCCATGAACGACACCGTCGACGAGGTGATCCGCGCCGCCGGGGCCGAGGGCATCGACGCCGACGTCCACAAGGGCGGGGTCCTCGAAGTGGCCCGCACGCCCGCGCAGGCCGCCCGGCTGAAGGCCTTCCACGAGGCCGAACTGGCCTTCGGCGAGAAGGACCGCGAGCTGTACGGCGCCCGGGAGACGGCCGAGCGGATCAGGGTCGCCGACGCGGTCGGCTCGACCTGGACGCCGCACGGGGCCCGGCTGCACCCGGTGAAACTGGTGAAGGGCCTCGCGGCGGCCGTGGAGCGCCTCGGCGTGACCCTCCACGAGTCGACGCCGGTGACGGAGATCCGGCCCCGGCACGCGGTGACCCCGTACGGCACCGTCCGCGCGCCCTACGTCCTGCGCTGCACGGAGGGCTTCACCGCCTCCCTCAAGGGCCAGCGGCGGACCTGGCTGCCCATGAACTCCTCGATGATCGCCACCGAGCCGCTGACCGACGCGCAGTGGGAGTCGGTCGGCTGGGCGGACCGCCAGACCCTCGGCGACATGGCGCACGCCTACATGTACGCCCAGCGCACCGCCGACGGCCGGATCGCGCTGGGCGGGCGCGGCGTGCCGTACCGCTTCGGCTCCCGCACCGACAACGACGGCACCACGCAGGCGGCGTCCGTCGAGGCCCTGCGCGCGATCCTGGTCCGCTTCTTCCCCTCCCTCGCCGGACTGCGCGTCGAGCACGCCTGGTCGGGTGTCCTGGGCGTGCCCCGCGACTGGTGCGCGACCGTCACCCTGGACCGTTCCACGGGCCTCGGCTGGGCGGGCGGCTACGTCGGCTCCGGCGTCGCCACCGCCAACCTCGCCGCGCGCACCCTGTGCGACCTGGTCCAGCAGGACTCGGGACAGGGCGGCCGCACCGACCTCACCGGCCTGCCCTGGGTGAACCACCGGGTGCGCCGATGGGAACCGGAGCCGCTGCGCTGGCTCGGCGTCCAGGGCATGTACGCCGTCTACCGCGAGGCCGACCGGCGCGAACGCACGAGCCACCGCGCCGGGTCGTCCCGGCTGGCACGGATCGCCGACCGGGTGGCCGGACGGAGTTGA